Proteins encoded in a region of the bacterium genome:
- a CDS encoding SDR family oxidoreductase, whose translation MDLGLSGKTALVTGAAQGLGRAIALRLRDEGCLVAALDMNTCALANLPDMVLPLAADVTVETELQAAVAQMTEAFGGVDILVNNAGVQSKERLPELDTELFEHVLKVNLTGAFMLSRMVLPQMKERGWGRIINMGSMAGKAGGLTTGAAYTASKAGLMGLTKSLAREGAPHVTANALAPAFIETEMTDPAIRAELAAQIPVGRLGTPQEVAAAVAFLASDFAGYITGEVMDINGGFLID comes from the coding sequence ATGGACCTGGGACTGTCCGGGAAGACGGCACTGGTGACAGGCGCGGCGCAAGGCCTCGGACGCGCCATCGCTTTGCGTCTGCGCGACGAAGGCTGCCTGGTCGCTGCGTTGGACATGAACACCTGCGCGCTGGCGAACCTGCCCGACATGGTGCTGCCGCTGGCCGCGGACGTGACGGTGGAGACGGAACTGCAGGCCGCCGTGGCGCAGATGACCGAGGCCTTCGGTGGCGTGGACATCCTCGTCAACAACGCCGGGGTGCAGAGCAAGGAGCGCCTGCCGGAGCTGGATACAGAGCTGTTCGAGCATGTGCTCAAGGTCAACCTGACCGGGGCGTTCATGCTCAGCCGGATGGTGCTGCCGCAGATGAAGGAGCGGGGGTGGGGGCGGATCATCAACATGGGGAGCATGGCCGGCAAGGCGGGGGGCCTGACCACGGGGGCGGCCTACACGGCCTCCAAGGCCGGGCTGATGGGCCTGACGAAGTCGCTGGCGCGCGAGGGCGCGCCGCACGTCACGGCCAACGCGCTGGCCCCGGCGTTCATTGAGACAGAGATGACCGACCCGGCGATCCGCGCCGAGCTAGCCGCGCAGATTCCCGTCGGCCGGCTGGGCACGCCGCAGGAGGTCGCCGCCGCCGTGGCCTTCCTGGCGTCAGACTTCGCGGGCTACATCACCGGTGAGGTCATGGACATCAACGGCGGGTTCCTCATTGACTGA